The window GTTTTAAGTTGACATTTTGTTGCTTTTTTTGTCAACCTATTTCAGGACAAGTCAACCTCCCTTCCCCATCTAAGGGGGAAGGGCCGGGGATGGGGGCTTTTTCTCCCGACTCACGACTAATAATAAGTACATCACCTACGTTGCCTAAGCAATCACCCTGAGTAGTTCGTGCTTTCGTCGCGAGCCAAAAATCATGTTACTACCTATTAAAATTCAGCGAATGCTTGATTAACGACATTTCCCTGCGGCAGTACTTTTACACTCGCTAACACCTAATGTATAACCAAGCGGTACTCACAGATGAAACGTACGATTACTCTCATGTTTATTGCATTATTTGCCCTTACTTCTATGCAGGGAAATGCGCAGGAAAAAAAGAAATGGCTAAGCATTGGCTCCGATTTGATGAGCCGTTACGTTTGGCGCGGAACCTGTTACAGCCGCAGCCCGAACGTACAGCCTTCCATCACCTTCGATCCCGGTATCGGACTCAAAGCCGGTGCATGGGGCTCGTATGGCATCATGGGCGATTATGCCGAAGCCGACCTTTTTCTTTCCTATTCATTCAAGGGCGTTTCGCTTACGCTGAACGATTATTATTTCCCGAATGAATCAGCTCCGGTAATGAACTATTTCAATTATAAGAGTGCAACTACAGGTCACCAGTTTGAAGCAGCTCTGGGTTATGATGGTCCCGAAAAGTTTCCGATACATTTTCTGGCGGGCACCATTGTTTATGGCGCCGACAAAAAGCTGGATAAAACCACCATCGACACTGTTACCATGGATACAACCATGACCTACAAGAGTCGTTTTTCAACCTATTTTGAACTTGGATACACCTTCGGAATGTTCAACGTGTTTGCCGGATTCACACCTGCAGCCGGAATTTATGGCGACGGCATGGGCGTTATCAACGCCGGAATTACCGCACGTAAAGAAATTAAGATTACGGATAAGTTCTCCCTGCCTGCGCAGATGTCGGTCATCACAAATCCGCGCGCACGCAACATTTACTTTGTTTTCGGAATATCCATTTAACCAATTATACTAACTAAAAATCTAACATTATGATGCACAACTTGCTGCTTTCAATCCCATTCGACACCGGTCGCACGGGATTCATGCTGCTGGCCACCAGTCTGGTTATGCTTATGACGCCTGCGCTGGCATTCTTTTATGGCGGTCTGGCCGGAAAAAGAAACATCCTCGGAATTATGATTCAAAGCTTTGTTTCCATGGGCTGGACCACCGTTTTGTGGTGGGCCTTTGGTTATTCGCTCTGTTTCAGCGGGGCAGGAGCCATCTTCGGAAACTTCGACAAAGCCCTGATGCTTGGTGTTGACATGAACTCGCATTTTATGATCAACGGCACGGAAACAAACCTGCCCGAGTACGTTTTCATGGCGTATCAGATGATGTTTGCAATCATCACACCTGCCCTCATCACCGGTGCCTTTGTGAACCGTGTTTCTTTCAAATCCTACATGCTCTTCCTCACCATCTGGCAGATTCTCGTATACTATCCCATGGTACACATGGTATGGGGCGGTGGCTTACTGGCTCAGTGGGGTGTTCTTGACTTTGCAGGCGGTATAGTGGTTCATGCTATTGCAGGTTTTGCGGCGCTGGCTTCTGTGTTATATGTTGGTTCAAGGAAAGATAAAAAATCACCTCCCAACAGTATTCCTCTGGTTGCTATTGGTACAGGTTTATTGTGGTTCGGATGGTACGGCTTTAACGCCGGAAGCGAACTCGACGTGGATGCTATCACAGGAAACGCTTTCCTGAATACTGACGTGGCAGCTTCGTTTGCTACCGTTACATGGTTGTTTATCGACTGGTCGCGTGAGAAAAAACCCAAGTTTGTAGGACTTCTTACAGGTTCTGTCGCCGGTCTGGCAACGATTACTCCTTGCGCCGGTTTTGTGCCGCTGTGGACAGCACCCATCATTGGTATTGCTGCCGGTGGAATATGCTATCTGGCTGTTTCTTTCAAGAACAGACTTGGCTGGGACGATGCTCTTGACGTATGGGGCGTTCATGGAATGGGCGGCGTTGTCGGTACAATACTTCTGGGCGTATTTGCTTCCTCCACCATCAATCCGCTGGTTACAACCAATGGTCTGGCAATGGGCGGTGGATTCAGCTTCTTTGGAAAAGAGTTAGTAGCGGTTGCAGGGGCTTCGGCCTATGCATTTGTCTTTACCTATATAATGCTTATGCTGATTAATTTTATCACTCCCGTGAAAGTAAAACAGGAAGATGAAAATATTGGTCTTGATGAAGCATTGCACGGTGAAAAAGCTTACGATGAAGGTGTTCTTTAATTGAGTTTAGTTTGTCTTAGTTAAAAAGCCCCGGCGAAATTTCGTCGGGGCTTTTTTTTATATCAGTTCAGCGAAATGTTATTCCACAATCAGCGGAATGCATTTGCGGTAACTGCTGTTCTCAACAGAGAGAAGGTAGGAACCCGGTTTAACAGAACCAAGGTCAAGGGTGTTTTCCGCATTAACAAGGGCATTGTTCATGAAAACTACCTTCCCGCTAAGGTCACAGACAATAACTCTTGAGGGCTCGCTGTTCAGACCTGTATTCAGTGTAAACGTTCCGTTACAGGGATTCGGGTAAGCGTTGAACGCCGGTAAGGTATTCTCATCAACACCTACTACGGTCGGTCCGGTACTGAATTTCCATACAGATGACCAGGGCGACCAGATGGTGCCGTTGCCTGCTTTAATTCTCCAGAAATAGATAGTATTTGTTCCAAGCGGACCGGTAATAGCGCTGGGACTTGCAATGGCGCCACCGATGGGAGCAGAAAAATTGGAATGCGTATCAAATTCATAATAGTATTGTGTGGCTGCATAAACAGAACTCCAGGTAAGTGTGGTTCCTGTTAGAGCTACATTGACAGTAAGATCAGGAGGTGAAATGAGTGTCGGTGCCGTATTGTACTGAACAACCGTTGCGAAACTCCACACATTCGACCAGGGTGAATAGCCGTTGCCGTTGCTTCCTCTTACTCTCCAGTAATAGGTTGTTGACGCCAGCAGAGTACCTGAAACATGAGTGAGTGGTGTAGAGTTACCGAGAACCGAATTGGTAAATGATGAATTATCGGCATATTCATACTGGTATGAAGTAGCTCCTGTTGAAGCGTTCCATGTAAAATTAACGGTCGAGAGCGGTACATTGGTAGAGCTGTTCGCAGGGCTGACAAGCGTAGGAGCAGAGGTGAGCTGATACTGTGTGGTAAAAGCCCATGGTGAGCACCAGCTCGATGTATCTAAGCTATGGTACACCCTGACCTGCCAATAGTAAGTTGTGCCATAGGTAAGACCATACAGCGTGTCCTGTACTGTGCTTCCGGGCATTTGCATCAGCACCGCATTCGACATATTACTAAACGTACTGTAACGATATTGATAGCCTGTTGAACCTGCCACCGAAACCCATTTCATGGTAGGGTTGATGCTAACATTGGTAGCATTGTTTGCAGGCAGTACTAATATCATCTCGTCAAGCACACTGAAGTTCCTCACCGTCGACCACAATGTGGTGTCAAGACTGTGTCTTCCTCTCACTCTCCAGTAATAATTTTGTCCGAACATCAGGTTACTGCAATTGGCGGTTGCGCTGCTTCCGGCAACAGAAAAATAAGTGTTGAACGGGGAATTAAAACTTGCGCTGGTATCATATTGAACATCATAATTGGTAAGTCCGCTTATAGCCGTCCATGTGAGTGTGGCGTTGGGTGCCTGATTATTTGCACCAATTCCCGGTGTTGATAATGTCACCTGATTGATGGTGGAGAAATTCCATATCGCAGACCATGCCGATGAATCGGGTGAGCCGCCTGTTTTGATGGCGCGTACGCTCCAGTAATACGTTGTCCCGAAAAGCAGGTTGGCGCAGTTCACCTGACTCACGGAAACTTGCTGGGCAACGGCTCCGGCAAGCGTGGGACTGGTAGACAGTTTGTACTGGTAAGCAGTGGCGCTTGTGCTATTGCTCCAGTTGAGCAGTACATCCGGTGCTCTGTTTGTAGCACCCACAGTAGGTGCCGTAATGGTTGGTGTGTTTAATGTTGCAAAAGCATTATTTACACCAAGTGCAAACGCTGCAACAAAAAGCAGGGTAGTGAGTCGTTTCATGAAATATAATTTAGGTTTAAGATTTCAAAGATATAGTTTTTTATTTTTTTACGAACCGTCGTAATCGTTCTTACGGCAGAATAATTGGGCCTTCGTAAAAACGCACAAATAGAAAAGCACATGAGGCTTAGTGATTGTGCTCTTTTTTTAAGAGGGTATCGCGAATTTCGGTCGCGTTCAACAGTAATTCCATTTTTGCTTTGAACGCAATGGGAACGGCTTTACGGGCAAAGCGCACGGGATTCCAGAAACTGCCTCCGAGCGTGTCTTTTCCCGAAATTTCTTTATGTGCCATATGGCTGCCTTGTTCGTCAAAAACAGAAGCCGTTACTTTGAAGTTGAGCCATGTTTTGGTATAGGTATCGCAGAACCATTCATCAAGTCTGATTATCATGACTCTGTCAGCATTGCATTCCAGTGCGCGTTTATATACTTCTTCCGGATTATCGAGGTGGGCGGTTTGAATTTTCACCACATTGTGACCGGTTTTTTCCAATGCCAGTGCTATGGATTGTGTCATATCGGAAGCCAGCGACTGCCCGCTTTTTGTACCTATATTATATGGAATGCCAACGCCCGACCGCATATAACCGCTAAAGTCGGGATCTTTCTTTTTATTAAGCACCCAGTCGCGCTGGTCGTGAACTGCAAGCGCAATTTTTGCGTGCCCCTGATAATCGATATCAATAGCGATATCGTTGTACTGATGTCTGTTTCCTATGGCTATCATTGATGCATTTTATTCGTGATACTTAAATTTTGAGAACAGCTTGTCTCGCCTTAGGCGAGGCATTGAATTTGGGTTATACCCGTTATTAATAATGTTTCAAAAATACAGTTAGAATTGTTGAAATCCAACAATCATCCATTTTTTTGTCAGGTTCTTATTAACAAAAAAGCGTTATAAAGTTTGAAATATTGTTTATTCCTGAAGTATCATTATAAGATGGCAGGACACAAATATGATATTTATGATGTGTTAATGCGGCTGCCCGTATTTTGAGCCTGTTGTAGGAGAAATTTACATGCAATTCTAGTCTTTTGTAAAACCACGTTTCTAATGAAATATTTATAACTGATAATTAGTAAATTACGAAATGGAAAGCCCGCCATCTTTTTTATTTACGATAACTATATATATGATATTAAACAGAATTAGACAAAAAAACATTGTTAATAACTTGCAAAGTGATATAAAGTACTTTAAATTTAGTCCCTTGTTAGATAAGTATATCAAACCCATATAACCCCTAAACCTTAAAATTATGAGAAAACTTTTTATGTTGACTGCCCTTTGTTTGCTTGTTGCAGGAGGGGCATTTGCACAGTTGGTGAAAAATCCTCCGACTGTTATTAAACACACGAAATCTACCTATGTGACAGCTACTTCAGATAGCCCTGTCTATTTGGGTATGGAAAAGCCTGCCGACCTGAGCAATTCAGGAACGAATGTATCTTCGAATGATATGCAATTGCCGAAACTGGTGAATACCGGCGATGCATTAAAAGATGCCGAAACCTATCGTATTGCCAAAGAAAAGTGGATTCGGGAAAATCCGGCGAAATACGAGGAAATCGTAAAACAAAACCAAATCAAAAAGTAATAATCCTGAAAATAGCGACAATTATGAAGACAAAATTCTTACACAAAATAAAGAGTGTGCTTCTTGTCCTGTTTTTCACTACAGGATTAATCGGCACAATGACTGCCCAGACCTTCCTGTCTGAAGGCTTTGAGGGCGGTGCCCTCCCGACGGGCTGGACACAGGAATACGTTACCGGAACTAACAATTGGATTTATGCAAACGGAGGTCATTCCGGTTTGCCGGTTGCGGCGCACACAGGTTCTTACAATGCGCAATTCTACTATGGTTCATACGCAAACTATACCACAAAACTGGTTACACCTGCAATGAATATTAACCTGGTGACTAATCCTACACTTACCTTCTGGCATGCTCAGATGGATTGGTCAGGAGATGTTGACGAACACCGTATTTACTATAAGACATCATCGGGTGGTCCATGGAACCTGCTTGCTACGTATACCGCAGCTATCGCTGCCTGGACTCAGGAAGTGATTGCCCTTCCCAATGGTTCATCAACCTATTATATTGCCTTTGAGGGAACCGCGCAATGGGGATATGGAGTTTGTATCGATGACGTTACCGTTACAGGAACATATCCTATTGCATGCGGAAATACAGGCGTAAGTAATCTTACACCAACTGCCTCATGGCAAAACGCGCCCTATGTTTCCGGAACTATACCCTACTGGTCATTCACGGCCACTGCCGGAACATGGTATGATTTCAGTCTTTGCAGTAATTCGGAAGATACTTATATGACTATATACAATTCCGCCGGAGTTCTTCAGACAGCCAATGATGATGATGGCCCTTTCTGTACCGGTTTTGCCGGCCCGGCAAGTATTTCATGGCTTTGCGGAACAACAGGAACCTATTATGTTTCTGCAGCGCATTTTGTTTGCAATAATTTTGTGAGCAGTGGCAATTTGGAATATCGCTCCTTTACCAGAGCTTGTGCCGATTGTGCTCCAGCCGACGCGGCACTTGGAGATATTGGGCTCAACCTTTGGGGATATAATACAACCGGGAACCTGCTTGACGGTGGCAAATGGTCAGGCTCTTTTACGGGAAAAGCAGGAAGCATCTACCATTTCGATCTTTGTCCCGATGCTCCGGGCGCCGGAACAGCTGATTTTGATGTTGACATAAAGATTACCGATTCATCGTGCAATATTTTAGACGGAGTGGATGGCAGCTGCACTGTTGCCGACCATTACCGACCTAATGATTTCACCTGGACCTGTCCTGCCAACGGCACATATTATGTGATACTTGCACCATTTCCTTCCTACTACACCCATAGTTGCACAGGCACCGCTTCAAATACCTTTACAATGAATTATTATCGCGAACCAAAACCGCTGGTTTGTCCGGCCGGTGCCATTGCTGAAAGTGAACCTGACTGTATGGCCGGTTATGTAGATGCCACTAATGGCGGATGCAACAGCACCCCCAGTGTCTTTACGATACTGCCCAGTAATTGCAGTGATGTTCTGTGTGGTACCTCGGGAAATTATGATGTAAGTGGCTCTACTTATCGTGATACCGACTGGATTCAATTCTCTACTTCCGATTCAACAGATGTTTTTATTGACGCTATCGCACAGTTCGACCTTACTGTTGGTTTAATCGATGGTAATGCGGGTTGTCCTGTTTCTTCATTTATTACTTTTGCGACAGCTCTTGAAGGGGATTCACTTCATCTGCCTTATGTTCTCGGACCGGGTACCTGGTGGCTTTGGGTAGCCCCATCAAACTGGAACGGATGGCCCTGTGGCAGTAAATATGTAGTCAGCTTGCAAACAGTGGCAAAACCAATAGTTCCGATAGCTGCAGCAAACCCTTCATGCGGTCCCACTACACTCAACCCCATACCCGACGGGCATTTTGAATCAAGTTTCTGGCAGGGCACCAGTTGTGGAACGCTTCTTACAGATGTTGCAACCAATCCTTATGCTGTGACTAATACCGGTACTTATTACGTTCGGTCTATTAACAGCGCAACAGGTTGTTGGTCGGAATGCACATCTGTTGATGTATTTGTAAATACGCCGGGTACACTTACCGCCAATGCCAACGGCAATCCTGCGGGAGTTACTGTATGTCCTTCTGACATTGTTACACTTGGCGCAGCCTATAGCTTAACTGCCGTAGACACCCTTTTGTATCGCTGGAGCGTGGCAGGTACCGTAATTCGCGACTGGGATGCTGACCCAACCTATGTAGTACCTACTGCAACCGATACCACTTATACGGTTGAAGTTAGAGATTACTATGGCTATACAAACAATAATGTGTTGTACATGTATGGTGATGATAACAGTGCGGCTGGTCTCGCTTTTCTGCGCAATGATGTGAGAATTGGTGCTGTTGACAGCTTGGACATCAGGCTTGGAACTCCATCGGTAGCGCAGCTTCAAACCTATGGTGTAGTATTGATTTATACCGATTTTCCTCCAATGAGTCCGATGGCAATGGGCGATACACTGAAAAAGTTTGTTGACCTGGGCGGAAAACTCGTTACATTGTTTGCTGCTCAGGATACAGCCTATGGCTTGAAGGGTAGCTACCTTTCACAACACTATGACCCGATTTTTTCGACCGCCATTTACACTCCTGCAACCAGCAGTATTGGGGTGGTATCATTACCTTCACACCCGTTAATGCAGGGAGTAACTGACATCAATTCGGCATTTCATTCAACGAGTACTGCACTAACAGCCGGTTCACATCTGATATTCCGCTGGGCCGATGGAAGCGTAGGTGCAGCCTACAAAAGAGTGTTGCCTCAGGGTGGTATTTTGTCCATTAACTTTATGCCGCCCTATGCTACCGGCGCTGACGTTTATAAAATAATTGCAAATGCCGCTGCATATATGATAGGTAGTAACTGTACCATTTCAGATGATGTTCCGGTAACGGTAACTCCCTTGCCGGTTGCTGCCGGCACAATCTCAGGCAGCGATACTGCATGCGTGGGTGCAACAGGAGTAGGATATTCTGTTCTTCCAATAACCGGCGCTACTTCATACATATGGTCATACACCGGAACCGGCGCTACTATTAATGGAACCGGCGCGGCAGTGACTATAGATTTCAGCGCATCGGCGACCGGAGGTGACCTTACGGTAAAAGGCACGAATTCATGTGGTGATGGCGTTGCTTCTTCGGCACTTACCATAAGTATAAACCCGTTGCCCGGAGCTGCTGCAACTATTACAGGAACCGATACTGTATGCCGTGGTGATAACAGCGTCACTTATAGTATTGCAACCATTACCGATGCTGACACTTATAACTGGAATTATACCGGGGCCGACGCTACCCTTACCGGTACCGGAAACAGTGTTACCATAGACTTTGGCGCAGGAGCGACTTCGGGAACACTGACAGTTGCAGGTCATAATGGTTGTGGTAACGGTACTGTTTCTGCCGGTTTTACTATTGTTGTGAATACCGTTCCGGCAGCTGCGGCCGCTATCAGTGGTCCCGACACTGCCTGCCAGGGTACAACAGGTGTTTATTACAGCCTTCCGGTGCTTGCAGGTGCAACCACTTATATATGGGGTTACACAGGTACAGGCGTAACTATTAATGGCAGCGGGAGCGGCGTAACTCTTGACTTCAACAATTCTGCTACCAGCGGCAACCTTACAATACACGGGCACAATGATTGCGGCGATGGTGTTGCATCACCCGCATTTGCAATTTATGTTGATCCCTGTTCCGGAATTGAAGCCTTTGATGCAGCAAAGAATGTATCTGTGGTGCCCAATCCGAACCCGGGTGTTTTTTCTGTCATCATAATTGCAAAAGAAAAGACCACGTATATTATGAAGATTGTTGACGTGCTGGGTAAAACAGTTACTGAAAAACTGCTGCCGGTATCCGTTGGCGAGAATCGTGTTGAGATGAATCTTAGCAATCAGCCTTCGGGAACGTATTACCTGAATCTGACTGACGACAATAATAAAATTGTCAAATCCATACTTATTGCACGATAGTAATGTGTTCATAATGAAAAAGCCATCTGCACACAGCGGATGGCTTTTTCATTTCATTTTTGAATCATGACAGCGTATTTCATGAGAATTGTGTAAATTTACATTCAGAAAACAATTACAAAATTCAAGGATTATGAGAATTTCGGAGTCGCTCAAATCAAAAGAAACACTGGTTATTACATTTGCCGGAATTTTGCTTTATGCGAATTATCTGTATGTTGCCGGCATTGTTGTTAAACTTGAAGAGATATTACTCAGTCTTGTTTTTAAAGCCTACGGGTTATTTATTGTTGCCAAGATACTCACGTATCTGGTGCTATTTACGATGTTGCTGATTTTTACATTGCGGCTCATCAGAAATGCTGTTCCAAATGAAGCTGTGGTAACTGACGGTGAGCCCGTTATTGTTAAAGAACGGGGCAATATCAATGCACTGATGGTGGTGCTTGTTTCGCTTCTTCCGCTTCTGTACGGTCTTTCAGTTTTCCTGAATTACCTGAATGTAACCATTGCAGCCAGAGTGTATGTCGCAAATATTGCAGGTCAGATACTGTCTATCAATAACGGTATCGATATCGTATTTAATATTCTGAACTTTTTGTATTTTATTATTGTAGCGGCGATGCTGCTGTCGAAGAAGAATTAAAACTCTTTCATTTTTTTATCCATCTCGCGTTTGATATCTTTAGTCTTGATGGCTTCGCGCTTGTCGTAAGCATGCTTGCCTTTTGCCAGTGCAATTTTTAATTTAGCGAGTCCTTTTTCGTTGATGAAAAGTTGTGTCGGAACAATAGTGCAGCCTTTTTCTCTGACTTTGGTAAACAGCTTTTTTAACTCCCGGCGTTTTAGCAGCAGCTTGCGTTTACGTTTCGGGTCATGGTTATTATAAGTACCGTATGTATATTCTGAAATGTGCATTGCCACCACAAAAAGTTCGGTTCCGTTAAATACACAATAAGCATCGGTAAGGTTTGCTTTGCCTTCGCGGATTGATTTTATTTCGGTTCCGGTAAGTACAATGCCGGCATCAAATTCTTCGAGCAGGTGATACTCGAACGATGCCTTTTTATTTCGTATTTTAATTTCTGTACCCATAGTAATCAGGGTGCGAAAATACGATTAATAGTTCGCAGGGATGTTCTTTTTCTTGTAAATATTATAATAATAGTAGTCGTACACTGCCTGTGTTGGCAGGGCGTAGG of the Bacteroidota bacterium genome contains:
- a CDS encoding ammonium transporter is translated as MMHNLLLSIPFDTGRTGFMLLATSLVMLMTPALAFFYGGLAGKRNILGIMIQSFVSMGWTTVLWWAFGYSLCFSGAGAIFGNFDKALMLGVDMNSHFMINGTETNLPEYVFMAYQMMFAIITPALITGAFVNRVSFKSYMLFLTIWQILVYYPMVHMVWGGGLLAQWGVLDFAGGIVVHAIAGFAALASVLYVGSRKDKKSPPNSIPLVAIGTGLLWFGWYGFNAGSELDVDAITGNAFLNTDVAASFATVTWLFIDWSREKKPKFVGLLTGSVAGLATITPCAGFVPLWTAPIIGIAAGGICYLAVSFKNRLGWDDALDVWGVHGMGGVVGTILLGVFASSTINPLVTTNGLAMGGGFSFFGKELVAVAGASAYAFVFTYIMLMLINFITPVKVKQEDENIGLDEALHGEKAYDEGVL
- a CDS encoding T9SS type A sorting domain-containing protein; translated protein: MKRLTTLLFVAAFALGVNNAFATLNTPTITAPTVGATNRAPDVLLNWSNSTSATAYQYKLSTSPTLAGAVAQQVSVSQVNCANLLFGTTYYWSVRAIKTGGSPDSSAWSAIWNFSTINQVTLSTPGIGANNQAPNATLTWTAISGLTNYDVQYDTSASFNSPFNTYFSVAGSSATANCSNLMFGQNYYWRVRGRHSLDTTLWSTVRNFSVLDEMILVLPANNATNVSINPTMKWVSVAGSTGYQYRYSTFSNMSNAVLMQMPGSTVQDTLYGLTYGTTYYWQVRVYHSLDTSSWCSPWAFTTQYQLTSAPTLVSPANSSTNVPLSTVNFTWNASTGATSYQYEYADNSSFTNSVLGNSTPLTHVSGTLLASTTYYWRVRGSNGNGYSPWSNVWSFATVVQYNTAPTLISPPDLTVNVALTGTTLTWSSVYAATQYYYEFDTHSNFSAPIGGAIASPSAITGPLGTNTIYFWRIKAGNGTIWSPWSSVWKFSTGPTVVGVDENTLPAFNAYPNPCNGTFTLNTGLNSEPSRVIVCDLSGKVVFMNNALVNAENTLDLGSVKPGSYLLSVENSSYRKCIPLIVE
- a CDS encoding T9SS type A sorting domain-containing protein; the encoded protein is MKTKFLHKIKSVLLVLFFTTGLIGTMTAQTFLSEGFEGGALPTGWTQEYVTGTNNWIYANGGHSGLPVAAHTGSYNAQFYYGSYANYTTKLVTPAMNINLVTNPTLTFWHAQMDWSGDVDEHRIYYKTSSGGPWNLLATYTAAIAAWTQEVIALPNGSSTYYIAFEGTAQWGYGVCIDDVTVTGTYPIACGNTGVSNLTPTASWQNAPYVSGTIPYWSFTATAGTWYDFSLCSNSEDTYMTIYNSAGVLQTANDDDGPFCTGFAGPASISWLCGTTGTYYVSAAHFVCNNFVSSGNLEYRSFTRACADCAPADAALGDIGLNLWGYNTTGNLLDGGKWSGSFTGKAGSIYHFDLCPDAPGAGTADFDVDIKITDSSCNILDGVDGSCTVADHYRPNDFTWTCPANGTYYVILAPFPSYYTHSCTGTASNTFTMNYYREPKPLVCPAGAIAESEPDCMAGYVDATNGGCNSTPSVFTILPSNCSDVLCGTSGNYDVSGSTYRDTDWIQFSTSDSTDVFIDAIAQFDLTVGLIDGNAGCPVSSFITFATALEGDSLHLPYVLGPGTWWLWVAPSNWNGWPCGSKYVVSLQTVAKPIVPIAAANPSCGPTTLNPIPDGHFESSFWQGTSCGTLLTDVATNPYAVTNTGTYYVRSINSATGCWSECTSVDVFVNTPGTLTANANGNPAGVTVCPSDIVTLGAAYSLTAVDTLLYRWSVAGTVIRDWDADPTYVVPTATDTTYTVEVRDYYGYTNNNVLYMYGDDNSAAGLAFLRNDVRIGAVDSLDIRLGTPSVAQLQTYGVVLIYTDFPPMSPMAMGDTLKKFVDLGGKLVTLFAAQDTAYGLKGSYLSQHYDPIFSTAIYTPATSSIGVVSLPSHPLMQGVTDINSAFHSTSTALTAGSHLIFRWADGSVGAAYKRVLPQGGILSINFMPPYATGADVYKIIANAAAYMIGSNCTISDDVPVTVTPLPVAAGTISGSDTACVGATGVGYSVLPITGATSYIWSYTGTGATINGTGAAVTIDFSASATGGDLTVKGTNSCGDGVASSALTISINPLPGAAATITGTDTVCRGDNSVTYSIATITDADTYNWNYTGADATLTGTGNSVTIDFGAGATSGTLTVAGHNGCGNGTVSAGFTIVVNTVPAAAAAISGPDTACQGTTGVYYSLPVLAGATTYIWGYTGTGVTINGSGSGVTLDFNNSATSGNLTIHGHNDCGDGVASPAFAIYVDPCSGIEAFDAAKNVSVVPNPNPGVFSVIIIAKEKTTYIMKIVDVLGKTVTEKLLPVSVGENRVEMNLSNQPSGTYYLNLTDDNNKIVKSILIAR
- the smpB gene encoding SsrA-binding protein SmpB produces the protein MGTEIKIRNKKASFEYHLLEEFDAGIVLTGTEIKSIREGKANLTDAYCVFNGTELFVVAMHISEYTYGTYNNHDPKRKRKLLLKRRELKKLFTKVREKGCTIVPTQLFINEKGLAKLKIALAKGKHAYDKREAIKTKDIKREMDKKMKEF